The sequence AGATGGATGGGTCCAGCAGGATCCAAGGGATATCTGGATCAGTCAACAAGAAGCCATGAAAGGGTTAGAAGACTCGCTAACTCCAGAGCAGAGAGATTCTGTAGTCACCTGTGGTATTACCAACCAACGTGAAACAACAGTGCTCTGGAGAAGAAGTAACAGTGAACCTTGTGGGCCAGCACTAGTTTGGCAAGACGGAAGGACTGCTGATATATGTTCTGAGTGGAAAAGGAATGGACTGGAAAAAGAATGGAAACACCGCACTGGCCTACTACTTGACCCATATTTCAGCGCAAGCAAGATTCGCTGGCTTTTGCTCAATGAACCAGAAGCGGCAAAAGCTCTTAAAAGTCATGACCTTTGCTTTGGGACAGTAGAAAGCTGGTTACTTTGGCGACTCACTGCAGGGAAAAGTCATTACTCCGACATGAGCAATGCCAGCAGAACACTACTAATGGATCTGGAAAGTTGCTCTTGGGTTGAAGCCTTCTGCGACAAAATTGGATTGCCCATGGATGCTCTGCCAGAACTAGTGCCCTGTCGAGGGGATTTTGGAAAAATCAAATCAGGACTCCCTTTTGAAGGGGTTCCAATACAAGCCTTATTAGGCGACCAGCAAGCAGCTACTCTTGGCCAACTATGTCTAAACAAAGGCGAGGCAAAATGCACTTATGGAACGGGAGCTTTTTTAGTCGTTAATACAGGGAAGGAAATCCATCGATCTGATAATGGGCTGCTAAGCACTCTGGCTTGGACTGATTCCAATGGTTTACCAACATATTGTCTTGAAGGGAGCCTCTTTAATGCTGGAACTGTTGTGCAATGGTTGAGAGACGGGCTACAAATTATCGAAAGTGCTGAACAAGTAAATAAACTCGCAGACGAAGTAGAAGATGCCGCTGGGGTAATGCTTGTACCAGCTTTTACCGGATGGGGAACACCTCACTGGGACCCTTC comes from Prochlorococcus sp. MIT 1307 and encodes:
- the glpK gene encoding glycerol kinase GlpK, which encodes MANQPLLLALDQGTSSSRAAVFNPSGQLIASFSSPLKIEYPADGWVQQDPRDIWISQQEAMKGLEDSLTPEQRDSVVTCGITNQRETTVLWRRSNSEPCGPALVWQDGRTADICSEWKRNGLEKEWKHRTGLLLDPYFSASKIRWLLLNEPEAAKALKSHDLCFGTVESWLLWRLTAGKSHYSDMSNASRTLLMDLESCSWVEAFCDKIGLPMDALPELVPCRGDFGKIKSGLPFEGVPIQALLGDQQAATLGQLCLNKGEAKCTYGTGAFLVVNTGKEIHRSDNGLLSTLAWTDSNGLPTYCLEGSLFNAGTVVQWLRDGLQIIESAEQVNKLADEVEDAAGVMLVPAFTGWGTPHWDPSARGLILGLTRDTRRGHIAKAALEGIALSVATLVQIAEESIGHGLSELAVDGGAAASNTLLQAQANSTGLTIRRPVNLESTAKGVALLAGLQSGVIQDLTDLTSQKQHGAEIFTPNMDLPTRNRWRKNWNEAVKRSLKWHE